A part of Solibacillus sp. FSL H8-0538 genomic DNA contains:
- a CDS encoding ubiquitin-like domain-containing protein: MPNNSMKNLSLGSLRSKQTGIRIVSFVLFVSVITFVLFQGTKTPIALSANGEITELSTHANTVGELLEAQDITVSNYDKLSPSLSTTIVSGMTIEWEQAKEVTISVDGNQSNIWTTESLVKNILEEANIDVAEHDLVSQSLGTEVGADNKIDIQKAFQLTLVDGLKERQVWSTSTTVANFLKQQGIQLHEFDRVENNLEDVITPNDKIAVVRVEKVTDVVEESVDFAVEKKNDSSLLKGKEKVVTKGKNGIVSRTYELVKENGKVVKKTLTAEKVVIEPTTKVVAVGTRVVTASVSRSNSESTSGGKEFYVTATAYTPYCTGCSGISAAGVNLRANSDIKLIAVDPNVIPLGTKVWVEGYGYAVAGDTGGAIKGNKIDILVQTKTQAQSWGRKKVRIKVLN; the protein is encoded by the coding sequence ATGCCAAATAATTCCATGAAAAACTTGTCCCTAGGATCATTGAGGAGTAAGCAAACAGGTATAAGAATCGTATCTTTTGTCCTGTTTGTTTCAGTAATTACATTCGTTCTATTCCAGGGAACGAAAACTCCAATTGCGCTTTCTGCAAACGGAGAAATAACCGAGCTATCAACTCACGCAAACACGGTAGGCGAGCTTTTAGAAGCCCAAGACATAACCGTATCGAACTATGATAAATTATCACCCTCACTGAGCACCACGATCGTTAGTGGAATGACGATTGAATGGGAACAGGCAAAAGAAGTTACAATTTCAGTTGACGGAAATCAGTCAAATATATGGACAACTGAAAGTCTAGTGAAGAACATTTTGGAAGAAGCAAATATTGACGTAGCAGAGCATGATTTAGTATCACAGAGCTTAGGTACAGAGGTAGGAGCAGATAACAAAATCGATATTCAAAAAGCGTTTCAGTTAACGCTTGTCGATGGATTAAAAGAGAGACAAGTATGGTCCACTTCGACTACGGTCGCTAACTTTTTAAAACAACAAGGAATTCAGCTTCATGAATTTGATCGTGTCGAGAATAATTTGGAGGATGTTATCACTCCGAATGATAAAATCGCAGTTGTTCGCGTAGAAAAGGTTACCGATGTAGTGGAAGAATCAGTCGATTTCGCAGTTGAGAAGAAAAATGATTCTTCATTGCTAAAGGGCAAAGAAAAAGTAGTGACAAAAGGTAAAAATGGTATCGTTTCTCGCACATATGAGCTTGTGAAAGAGAACGGGAAAGTTGTTAAAAAAACATTAACAGCTGAAAAAGTAGTGATAGAACCAACAACAAAAGTAGTAGCAGTTGGAACAAGAGTAGTAACGGCAAGTGTATCTCGTAGTAATTCTGAATCCACATCGGGTGGCAAAGAATTTTATGTGACGGCTACTGCGTATACGCCATATTGTACAGGATGCTCAGGGATATCGGCGGCCGGTGTGAACTTACGCGCGAATTCGGATATAAAACTAATTGCGGTAGATCCAAATGTGATTCCTTTAGGAACAAAAGTATGGGTTGAAGGCTATGGCTATGCAGTTGCAGGCGATACTGGTGGCGCCATTAAGGGCAATAAAATCGATATTCTAGTACAAACGAAGACGCAGGCCCAAAGCTGGGGTCGTAAAAAAGTACGAATTAAAGTATTAAATTAG
- the rnmV gene encoding ribonuclease M5: protein MDIREIIVVEGKDDTTAIKRAVGADTIETNGSAISDETLRRIAHAQEKRGVIVFTDPDYPGRRIRAIIEERVPSVKHAFLAKAKTIAKNGKGLGIEHASDADIREALKNVYTLNESSVFAEQITLEDLMMARLIGHPQSKARRTRIGELLNIGITNGKQLHKRLIMFQITVKQFADAVMQLDQEEQHV from the coding sequence TTGGATATACGAGAAATTATTGTGGTAGAAGGAAAAGACGATACAACTGCAATTAAACGTGCAGTTGGCGCAGATACTATTGAAACTAATGGCTCTGCTATTTCAGACGAAACACTACGTCGTATCGCTCATGCACAGGAAAAGCGAGGCGTCATAGTATTTACTGATCCGGACTATCCTGGCCGTCGAATTCGTGCCATTATTGAGGAACGTGTGCCGAGCGTAAAGCACGCGTTTTTAGCGAAAGCAAAAACAATCGCTAAAAACGGTAAAGGTTTAGGCATTGAGCATGCAAGTGATGCAGATATTCGTGAAGCATTGAAAAATGTTTATACACTGAATGAATCAAGTGTGTTTGCAGAACAAATCACTTTAGAAGATTTAATGATGGCCCGTCTTATTGGGCACCCGCAATCAAAAGCCCGCCGCACACGCATCGGGGAACTATTAAATATTGGTATAACGAACGGAAAGCAGCTGCATAAACGTCTAATTATGTTCCAAATTACAGTGAAGCAATTTGCCGATGCCGTTATGCAGTTAGATCAGGAGGAACAACATGTATAA
- the rsmA gene encoding 16S rRNA (adenine(1518)-N(6)/adenine(1519)-N(6))-dimethyltransferase RsmA has translation MYKDIATPIRTKEILNKYGFAFKKSLGQNFLIDPNILRNIVSHAQLTEGSGAIEVGPGIGALTEHLARIAKKVVSFEIDQRLLPVLEDTLSPYNNVKIVHSDILKADVEKVIAEEMPGIEDIMVVANLPYYVTTPILMKLLNDRLPIRGFVVMMQKEVADRITAKPGTKAYGSLSIAIQYYVTAEIAMVVPKTVFMPQPNVDSAVIRLIKHDAPPVTVIDEDFLFEVTRASFAQRRKTILNNLQTGLQNGKKEKQLVLAALEASGIDPTRRGETLSIQEFGKLADALYPNFCKRQ, from the coding sequence ATGTATAAAGATATCGCAACACCAATTCGAACGAAGGAAATTTTAAATAAATATGGCTTTGCATTTAAAAAGAGCCTAGGCCAGAATTTTTTAATTGATCCGAATATTTTACGTAATATTGTTAGTCATGCACAGTTAACAGAAGGCAGTGGAGCAATTGAGGTGGGTCCAGGCATTGGTGCATTAACAGAACATTTAGCGCGTATTGCAAAAAAGGTTGTCTCATTTGAAATTGATCAACGCTTATTACCGGTGCTTGAAGATACATTAAGTCCGTATAATAACGTGAAAATTGTACATTCTGACATTTTAAAAGCAGACGTTGAAAAGGTGATTGCTGAAGAAATGCCAGGTATTGAAGATATTATGGTTGTCGCAAACTTACCGTACTATGTCACGACGCCAATTTTAATGAAATTATTAAATGACCGTCTTCCAATCCGCGGCTTTGTCGTGATGATGCAAAAAGAAGTAGCAGACAGAATTACAGCAAAGCCAGGCACAAAAGCGTATGGTTCACTTTCAATCGCAATTCAGTATTATGTAACAGCAGAAATTGCAATGGTCGTGCCAAAAACGGTATTCATGCCGCAGCCAAATGTAGATTCCGCTGTCATTCGTTTAATTAAGCATGATGCACCACCTGTAACGGTGATTGATGAGGACTTCTTATTTGAGGTAACGCGTGCATCATTTGCACAGCGCCGTAAGACAATATTGAATAATTTACAAACAGGGTTACAAAACGGTAAAAAAGAGAAGCAACTTGTTTTAGCTGCACTTGAAGCTAGCGGAATTGACCCGACTCGCCGTGGCGAAACATTATCTATTCAAGAATTCGGAAAATTGGCTGATGCATTATACCCAAATTTTTGCAAACGTCAATAA
- the veg gene encoding biofilm formation stimulator Veg, with protein MPKTLADIKKSLDCHLGKRLQLKANGGRKKTVECEGVLSETYHAVFVVELNQEDNACKRVSYSYTDILTEAVEITFLDDVVAIVK; from the coding sequence ATGCCAAAAACGTTAGCTGACATTAAAAAGTCGTTAGATTGTCATTTGGGTAAACGTTTGCAATTAAAAGCAAACGGTGGTCGCAAGAAAACGGTTGAGTGTGAAGGTGTCCTAAGCGAAACCTATCATGCAGTATTCGTCGTTGAACTTAATCAAGAAGATAACGCATGTAAACGCGTTTCTTACAGCTACACAGATATATTAACAGAAGCAGTAGAGATTACTTTTTTAGATGATGTAGTTGCTATCGTCAAATAG
- a CDS encoding small, acid-soluble spore protein, alpha/beta type — translation MAKKGIMSNRLKEEIAKELGFYDVVEREGWGGIKARDAGNMVKRAIELAEQGLAQQSNRQK, via the coding sequence ATGGCGAAAAAAGGAATCATGTCGAATCGTCTGAAGGAAGAGATAGCAAAAGAACTCGGATTTTATGATGTCGTCGAACGTGAAGGCTGGGGCGGTATTAAAGCTCGTGATGCAGGAAATATGGTCAAGCGTGCAATTGAATTGGCCGAGCAAGGCTTAGCGCAACAATCAAACCGACAGAAATAA
- the ispE gene encoding 4-(cytidine 5'-diphospho)-2-C-methyl-D-erythritol kinase, producing the protein MLYVKAPAKINLTLDVLYKRPDHYHEVEMIMTTVDLADRIGLEPRKDGLIKIISADRFVPDDERNFAYQAAKLLKDTYGIDEGVSITIEKEIPIAAGLAGGSSDAAATLRGLNELWELNLSVDELAEHGAKIGSDVPFCVYGGTALATGRGEKIQKLPAPPTCWVVLAKPKIGVSTADVYGGLKLEGIEHPNTKQMIQAIKTNSYEQLCQSLGNVLETVTFNLHPEVIMIKEQMHRFGADAVLMSGSGPTVFGLVDNEARVGRIYNGLRGFCEEVYVVRMLGDRNPLA; encoded by the coding sequence ATGCTTTACGTAAAAGCGCCAGCAAAAATTAATTTAACATTAGATGTATTATATAAACGTCCAGATCATTATCACGAAGTTGAAATGATTATGACGACAGTTGACTTAGCGGATCGAATTGGTTTAGAGCCGCGTAAAGACGGCTTAATCAAAATCATTTCAGCGGATCGATTTGTGCCAGATGATGAACGAAACTTTGCATACCAAGCAGCTAAGCTATTAAAAGATACATACGGCATTGACGAAGGTGTATCGATTACAATCGAAAAAGAAATTCCGATTGCTGCCGGACTTGCTGGGGGAAGTAGTGATGCGGCAGCGACATTACGCGGATTAAATGAGCTCTGGGAGTTGAATTTATCTGTAGATGAGCTGGCCGAGCATGGGGCGAAAATTGGTTCAGATGTTCCGTTCTGTGTATATGGTGGAACAGCGCTAGCAACAGGGCGCGGCGAAAAGATTCAAAAGCTACCAGCACCGCCTACTTGTTGGGTTGTGCTTGCAAAGCCAAAAATCGGCGTATCGACGGCGGACGTATATGGCGGTTTAAAGCTAGAAGGGATCGAACATCCAAACACTAAGCAAATGATTCAAGCAATTAAAACGAATAGCTACGAACAGCTTTGCCAATCATTGGGAAATGTTCTTGAAACTGTAACATTTAATTTGCATCCCGAAGTAATTATGATTAAAGAACAAATGCACCGTTTCGGAGCAGATGCTGTTCTTATGAGCGGTAGCGGTCCGACGGTATTTGGACTTGTTGATAACGAGGCAAGGGTTGGCCGCATTTATAACGGATTACGCGGTTTTTGTGAAGAAGTTTATGTAGTACGCATGTTAGGGGATCGAAATCCACTTGCCTAA
- the purR gene encoding pur operon repressor: protein MKWKRSERLVDMTYYLLEHPHQLIPLTYFSDQYQSAKSSISEDLTIVKETFEEKGIGLLITVPGAAGGVKYIPKMAEGEVREIIEELSIELGHAERLLPGGYLFMTDLLGNPDLMNRVGKVFASAFSDQHIDVIMTVATKGISIAHAIARHLNVPVVVVRRDSKVTEGSTVSINYVSGSSRRIQTMVLSKRSMKSGQRVLITDDFMKVGGTMNGMKNLLEEFDCKLAGIAVLVEAEHADETLVDDYYSLVKLHEVNEKDRTIALSEGNYFSKGRK, encoded by the coding sequence ATGAAATGGAAGCGTAGTGAACGCCTTGTTGATATGACTTATTATTTACTTGAGCATCCACACCAACTGATCCCGCTAACTTATTTTTCTGATCAATATCAATCGGCAAAGTCTTCTATTAGTGAAGATTTAACGATTGTGAAAGAAACATTTGAAGAAAAAGGAATAGGGCTGTTAATAACAGTACCAGGAGCAGCAGGTGGCGTAAAATATATTCCGAAAATGGCTGAAGGAGAAGTACGTGAAATTATCGAGGAGCTAAGTATAGAGCTTGGTCACGCGGAACGTTTACTTCCTGGGGGTTATTTATTTATGACGGATTTACTAGGAAATCCGGATTTAATGAACCGTGTTGGTAAAGTATTTGCCAGCGCATTTTCCGATCAGCATATCGATGTTATTATGACGGTTGCAACAAAAGGGATTTCGATTGCCCATGCGATTGCGAGACATTTAAATGTACCAGTCGTGGTCGTACGCCGTGACAGCAAAGTAACAGAAGGTTCAACTGTAAGTATTAATTATGTATCTGGTTCTTCTCGTCGTATTCAAACGATGGTTTTATCAAAACGTAGTATGAAAAGCGGACAGCGTGTACTGATTACCGACGACTTTATGAAAGTGGGCGGTACGATGAACGGGATGAAAAACTTGCTTGAGGAATTTGATTGCAAGCTAGCTGGAATTGCCGTACTTGTCGAAGCGGAGCATGCCGACGAAACGTTAGTAGATGATTATTATTCTTTAGTAAAACTTCATGAAGTGAACGAGAAGGATCGTACTATCGCTTTAAGTGAAGGTAACTATTTTTCGAAGGGGAGAAAGTAA
- a CDS encoding RidA family protein translates to MKAVSTTNAPAAIGPYAQGIIVNNMFYSSGQIPLTATGELVEGDIEAQTNQVFENLKAVLAEAGSSLDSVVKTTVFMKDMNDFVAMNDVYASHFGAHKPARSAVEVARLPKDVKVEIEVIALIKL, encoded by the coding sequence ATGAAAGCAGTTTCAACAACAAACGCACCGGCAGCAATCGGGCCATACGCACAAGGAATTATCGTAAACAATATGTTTTATTCTTCAGGTCAAATCCCACTAACAGCAACAGGTGAGTTAGTAGAAGGGGATATTGAGGCACAAACAAATCAAGTATTCGAAAATTTGAAAGCGGTTCTTGCCGAAGCAGGCTCGTCACTAGATAGTGTTGTGAAAACAACCGTATTTATGAAAGATATGAATGACTTCGTAGCAATGAATGATGTTTATGCATCTCATTTTGGTGCGCATAAACCGGCTCGTTCTGCTGTGGAAGTCGCGCGTCTACCAAAAGATGTGAAAGTTGAAATTGAAGTTATTGCTCTAATTAAATTATAA
- the spoVG gene encoding septation regulator SpoVG, translated as MEVTDVRLRRVQTDGRMRAIASITLDDEFVVHDIRVIDGNTGLFVAMPSKRTPDGEFRDIAHPINSGTRNKIQEIVLAAYHSSSEEEVLELEEANV; from the coding sequence ATGGAAGTAACTGATGTAAGATTACGTCGTGTCCAAACTGACGGTCGTATGCGTGCGATCGCTTCCATCACACTAGACGATGAGTTTGTTGTTCATGATATTCGTGTGATTGATGGAAATACGGGTTTATTTGTAGCAATGCCAAGTAAGCGAACACCAGATGGAGAATTCCGCGATATTGCGCATCCAATTAATTCTGGTACACGTAATAAAATTCAAGAAATTGTTCTAGCCGCATATCATTCATCAAGTGAAGAAGAAGTATTAGAGCTAGAAGAAGCAAACGTTTAA